A window of Deltaproteobacteria bacterium HGW-Deltaproteobacteria-2 contains these coding sequences:
- a CDS encoding NAD(+) kinase, translating to MKIKKIGIIANLEKEKIADHVKSLKKWLEEKGVKVFLEMEISRKVALNGGLNRTDLAKKSELIVVLGGDGTMLRAARYVAGHKVPILGINMGSFGYLTEVNLNETHSALELIIGGKFETEKRMMLDVSIRHGKTVTDVGSVLNDVVINRGSLSRMNELELEVNGKYLTTYKGDGLIVSTPTGSTAYSLSAGGPIVFPGKDLIIINPICPHTLTNRPIIFSEDSILKITLWSKDKGAILTLDGQEAYKIVSGDVVTVKRSRHATMLVLSPYRSYGEILRSKLGWGDLPPGARKKKNA from the coding sequence ATGAAAATTAAAAAAATTGGCATTATCGCCAACCTTGAAAAAGAAAAGATTGCCGACCACGTTAAATCGTTGAAAAAATGGCTGGAAGAAAAGGGCGTGAAAGTATTTCTGGAAATGGAAATTTCCAGAAAAGTTGCTCTTAATGGAGGACTGAATAGAACTGATTTAGCAAAAAAATCGGAGCTTATTGTTGTTTTGGGTGGAGACGGCACTATGTTGCGCGCGGCTCGTTATGTGGCCGGACATAAAGTTCCTATTCTGGGAATAAATATGGGCAGTTTCGGCTACCTTACCGAAGTAAATTTAAACGAAACCCACTCGGCTCTGGAGTTGATTATCGGAGGGAAATTCGAAACGGAAAAAAGGATGATGCTTGATGTGAGCATCAGGCACGGTAAAACCGTTACCGATGTCGGCAGTGTTTTAAACGATGTAGTAATTAATCGCGGCAGTCTTTCCCGTATGAATGAACTGGAACTGGAGGTTAACGGCAAGTATCTGACAACTTATAAAGGAGACGGTCTGATTGTTTCCACTCCCACCGGTTCCACTGCTTATTCGCTTTCCGCCGGTGGTCCCATTGTTTTTCCCGGAAAAGACTTGATTATTATTAATCCCATCTGCCCCCATACTCTGACTAATCGTCCCATCATTTTTTCGGAAGATTCTATTCTGAAAATAACTCTCTGGTCCAAGGATAAAGGTGCTATATTGACATTGGACGGACAGGAAGCTTACAAAATTGTGTCCGGCGATGTCGTAACTGTTAAAAGATCCAGGCATGCGACAATGCTGGTTCTTTCTCCCTACCGCAGCTACGGTGAAATTCTGCGTTCCAAGCTCGGTTGGGGTGACTTACCTCCGGGAGCTAGAAAAAAGAAGAATGCTTAA